A window of Primulina tabacum isolate GXHZ01 chromosome 4, ASM2559414v2, whole genome shotgun sequence contains these coding sequences:
- the LOC142543602 gene encoding uncharacterized protein LOC142543602, with the protein MVIIQSSINPVIHIAAATLRRDHRLHFHFSQSHRILFLRPATFRHLVVDDFKIRAFSTDETEPHIAAEAAKKLPDKPPICTADELHYVSVDNSEWSLALWRYNPSPEAPRRKHPLMLLSGVGTNAIGYDLSNGSSFARYMCGYGFDTWILEVRGAGLSAQQSGIKDVEKSADEVSEKMEIAVENATNGVPPMEQQSALEKSEIAVVDNELPGNATVVDESRLVTELTETFMRLSERLSGFLSETQSNIMFAKLFDQISKLLEDSFIFERFIEIRGKFLSLLETRQNSGITGHIRDLSQRLVDIVEEGQRSLSPQLFDLQGRLMTTVDDFQKQLDLIVKYDWDFDHYLEEDIPSAMEYIRSQSKPEDGRILTIGHSMGGILLYALLSRYSSRGRDPGVAAVVTLGSSLDYTSSKSSLKLLLPLADPAQALNVPIVPLGALLSAAYPLSSQPPYVLSWLNDLISAQDMMHPDLLKKLVLNNFCTIPGKVLLQLATALREGGLRDRSGKFFYKDHLHESNVPVLALAGDHDLICPPEAVHETVKLIPEHLVTYKVFGEPGGPHYAHYDLVGGRLAAEQLYPCIIEFLTRHDSVQEREA; encoded by the exons ATGGTAATCATTCAATCTAGTATTAACCCGGTGATTCACATCGCTGCGGCCACTCTCCGCCGTGACCATCGCCTCCACTTCCACTTCTCACAGAGTCACCGTATCCTCTTCCTCCGTCCCGCCACCTTTCGCCATCTGGTCGTCGACGATTTCAAAATCAGAGCTTTCTCAACAGATGAGACAGAACCTCACATAGCTGCGGAAGCAGCGAAGAAGCTTCCTGATAAGCCACCGATATGCACCGCCGACGAGCTCCACTACGTCTCGGTTGACAATTCCGAATGGAGCCTTGCGCTCTGGCGCTACAACCCCTCGCCAGAG GCTCCACGAAGAAAACATCCCCTAATGCTGCTGTCTGGCGTAGGAACAAATGCCATTGGATATGATCTCTCTAATGGA TCTTCGTTTGCCCGTTATATGTGTGGGTACGGATTTGATACCTGGATTCTAGAAGTTCGAGGAGCTGGGCTGAGTGCGCAACAGTCGGGTATCAAGGATGTTGAGAAGTCAGCTGATGAGGTATCTGAAAAAATGGAAATTGCTGTAGAGAATGCAACCAATGGGGTTCCCCCTATGGAGCAGCAGTCTGCCTTGGAGAAATCTGAGATAGCTGTGGTCGATAATGAACTGCCAGGGAATGCAACGGTAGTGGATGAATCTAGATTGGTGACAGAATTGACGGAAACTTTTATGCGACTATCAGAAAGACTTTCCGGTTTTCTCAGTGAAACTCAGTCGAACATTATGTTTGCTAAATTGTTTGATCAGATATCAAAGCTATTAGAGGATTCCTTTATCTTTGAACGTTTTATAGAAATAAGGGGAAAGTTTTTAAGTTTGCTAGAAACGAGGCAAAACTCTGGTATAACAGGCCACATTAGGGACCTAAGTCAGAGACTAGTAGATATCGTGGAAGAAGGTCAGCGCTCTCTCTCACCTCAACTTTTTGATCTTCAAGGACGCCTAATGACTACTGTAGATGATTTCCAGAAACAGTTAGACCTGATTGTCAAATATGACTGGGACTTTGATCATTATCTGGAAGAAGATATTCCTTCCGCG ATGGAATACATAAGGTCTCAGAGCAAACCGGAGGATGGTCGAATACTTACTATCGGGCACTCCATGGGGGGTATCTTGTTATATGCCTTGTTATCACGATACA GTTCTCGAGGAAGAGATCCTGGAGTGGCAGCTGTTGTTACATTGGGATCATCACTTGACTACACATCATCTAAATCATCACTCAAACTGCTCTTACCCCTT GCTGATCCCGCACAAGCTCTCAATGTGCCGATTGTTCCCTTAGGAGCATTGCTATCTGCAGCTTACCCTCTTTCTTCCCAGCCACCTTATGTCTTATCATGGCTGAATGACTTGATATCAGCACAGGATATGATGCACCCAGACCTTTTGAAGAAACTTGTTTTAAACAACTTTT GTACCATTCCTGGTAAAGTGTTATTGCAGCTGGCTACAGCTTTACGAGAGGGGGGACTCCGGGACAGAAGTGGTAAATTTTTCTACAAGGATCATCTTCATGAAAGCAATGTCCCTGTCTTAGCTCTTGCGGGAGATCATGACCTGATTTGTCCACCAGAAGCTGTACATG AAACTGTGAAGCTCATTCCCGAACATTTGGTCACCTATAAAGTATTTGGAGAGCCTGGCGGTCCACATTATGCCCATTACGACTTGGTGGGAGGACGGCTG GCTGCAGAACAATTGTACCCTTGTATAATCGAATTTCTAACCCGTCATGACTCGGTTCAAGAACGTGAGGCATAA